The nucleotide sequence TGATTTCATGCTCTAGCGTGGGTTAACAATTAGCTTTCGAAAACGGTGTgacaagaaaattttaataacgttCTTCGATATACgacgaaattatatttttttctaaaattgacAACCCACACTAGATAGACGATTCATTCATGTCTAAACAACAGAGCCGtttaatcattattaataTAGTACCCATAAGGTCATAATGTgtagataatttattattattcgaGGCAGTGACCTCTATATAAAATACCATAACTATGATTGCTATTCATCCaaactattgttttatataatcgaATGATAATCACTGCAAACCCTCAAATATGTGTTAGGAACATGAGAATTAATTTCATGAATAGGAATGGACGGCGCCATATTTTGACatcaataaagaaattaagtcataattatattgacttaatttctttattatatatagtgcgatatacatttcatttatttttctaaacgtTCCTTAAATCCAGGAGTAATAAGTTGATAAGCATAGCATTACAATCTgtctaatttttattttacaaatataaaatgtcaTAATTTATGTAGAACAAAGCCTTATAAAAAACACTTAAATTGATTTACTTTCAATTCAACTATACAGGTTTTGAAAGTGTGAGCAAAATAAAgcaaatataaagaaaaagtgCATTTAGCGATGAGTTTTAAgtatatgtttaattaaaatttaaaacgagATATATAATactacagatttattttacaaaaataaaattttcaaacacAACATGATGGCACTAGACCGTTGTAGATACAACACAACACGATCGATGACTACAAAGTGGaaatgttaaaagaaaatattttttagacattacaataaaacaagagaaaaataaaaggaaacaatacaagagttaattttttaatataattttacaaatgaaattacataaaacGAATGTTTGAAATTCGTAATTTTACGTGGTGATTTATGAGGTAAATACTTTATCATGGATTAACACTTCTAAGGACTGAAAGTGACTTAGAAATTTtctcaattaatttttttagacaTACAGTCATCGGGATTTGAGTTCGTTTACTACCGACAGAAACACATCGACCACTATAATTTGCATGTGAACCGACGGATTAATACTCAATGCGTGTCACAATATGGGTGTCATAAGtaatcatattataaagtaggtCCATGATAATAACCAactatttccaaaaaaaaaaacatgatgaaATCCGAAAATAAAATCTGATTACACTACGTGAGTACCGGTAGCACCAGTAATTTATTGGCAGATAATAAACcgatgaaaaattttattcattctacTGAAGCTGTACAAGAAATTTGTATGTTATATCTTAAATATTCCTGACATTTTTtctatatgtaaaatttacgCAAATTACATCCACATATAAAGTTGTCACAACGTTCGTATTCCGATGAGTGTaatgtgtgtttgtgtgtgtggGATTGTAGGTACATGAGATTTAGACGCGGGCCTGTGTGCCCTGTTGAGGCAACATGACCACCGTATTGGTGGCCGGGGCCGGCTGCGTCTGTTCCCCGGGCGGAGTCTCCGGCTATAGgaggaaaaatattatgttaatataaaaaaagcaatactTAACGAACTTATGTAACGAACGCGTTCACGTGAATTACACAGAAATGTAAAACAGTGATCACAGGAGTGAAAAAATTGTGATGTAGTGTTACttacaacaaatattttaataagcaaATAGTCTGTGCATCTGCAGACATTTCTGTCTGACAACtgaatcatatttattttgtaacattgTATATGTATCGGTCATTGGTTGAATGCCCGAGTCACGTGGTTTTTGGTTAAAGTACTGTGTTACAGCTTTTATAGTTGGGCAGCAGGGTGAAGTAAGAAGGCGTAAACACAGATCCCTCGCCGGAGATCCTTTAGCATCGAAATATTTGGAGTTTTTAGTAGTATTAGCTGGTTTAACAGTACCCATTGATGGTATTGACATTACTGAGCCCTCGCTAATAATCGACTAAGGATAAACAGTATACAAGTACTTACAGTAGTGATAGCTGGTTCAGCCGTGGCCATCAATGTGGCTGCGCGGTAGGATGGTGGGGGAGTCTGCTTGACGGCCTCTTCGTAGTCGGGCAGGAGGCTGGAGTAGTCCGGCGCGGGCGCAGGTGCCGAGtagggcggcgcgggcgcagtcACCAGCCCCTCGCTGGAGATCACGAACGGCGTGAGGCTCTGCAGCGCGTGCGCACGCATCGTCAGGTACTTGTAGCACCGCCACACCACGTTGATGCAGTAGCCCTGTAGAaaagaaattgtaattttaggACGTTAGAAAGTACTGTTTAAAAGAAGTAAACGAATCACTAAATATTTGTACCTAAGGGTTTGTGAAAATACGGTAAAGATCTATTCCCACATACTATCGATATCTGTTGGACTCTGACCGAAAGAAGGTCTGGTCAATTACCTAATGTATGTGAAAGAAAGTTTTTAATCGCAGTTCAATCAATGATGTTGTCAACAATAAATGAACAATCCGGCACAGGTACCAGTTAACAATGAAAGGCAACAGTTACACTATAAAACATTACAGAGAAGCTAAAAGAAATACCTTCAGCAGCACGGCGAGGAGGAAGGCAGAGAGCACGACGAGCGCCAGCGCGGGCGCCGGCAGCTGCAGCAGCTCGGCGCGCCACGGCACTCGCCGCGTCTCCGCCACCAGCCGGTGGATGGAACGGAGGTAGCATAGGTAGCCTGTGGCTGTAAgcctataataaaacatacagtTTAAGTACCAAATATGTAGGATACAACCAGCACCAACGCTACGAGGTAAGATACTTTAAGTATCAATGTCTCACTTTCATCTTTACAAGTTTCTAGTTGTAacttcttcttgtaggctttTTGGCCAGTTTTAAGAGGTTGGTaaactatatgtttgtacaatactttactttactaGTGTATTCAAAGAATTGCAAACATgctgcaaaataaataagaactattttataaaactagcGGCCTGTCACGGCGTCGGCCATAGCATt is from Amyelois transitella isolate CPQ chromosome 13, ilAmyTran1.1, whole genome shotgun sequence and encodes:
- the LOC106131400 gene encoding lysosomal-associated transmembrane protein 4A isoform X2; translated protein: MLRFPKLGGDRNSEWRCLFCLHVRTGTILLGTWHLMLHLVALGFLAAIVRDPRLLDELERDGSPIADWSDVGKPNNVMPTPLSNVEAPPSSYPQHSIQPRDHGLIYLCTLTITLMLIYGAARGKPAHLLPFFCLQIFDFAITVLTATGYLCYLRSIHRLVAETRRVPWRAELLQLPAPALALVVLSAFLLAVLLKGYCINVVWRCYKYLTMRAHALQSLTPFVISSEGLVTAPAPPYSAPAPAPDYSSLLPDYEEAVKQTPPPSYRAATLMATAEPAITTPETPPGEQTQPAPATNTVVMLPQQGTQARV
- the LOC106131400 gene encoding lysosomal-associated transmembrane protein 4A isoform X1, encoding MLRFPKLGGDRNSEWRCLFCLHVRTGTILLGTWHLMLHLVALGFLAAIVRDPRLLDELERDGSPIADWSDVGKPNNVMPTPLSNVEAPPSSYPQHSIQPRDHGLIYHDVDVGALVTVCTLTITLMLIYGAARGKPAHLLPFFCLQIFDFAITVLTATGYLCYLRSIHRLVAETRRVPWRAELLQLPAPALALVVLSAFLLAVLLKGYCINVVWRCYKYLTMRAHALQSLTPFVISSEGLVTAPAPPYSAPAPAPDYSSLLPDYEEAVKQTPPPSYRAATLMATAEPAITTPETPPGEQTQPAPATNTVVMLPQQGTQARV